In Nitrospira sp., one genomic interval encodes:
- a CDS encoding DNA-binding protein, giving the protein MTRHTGFARYWVAGFGLCLALGFSAGLSSAQATWVDEIDSSLNFYKTNYPGAHWDAYSQRLDTVRAALGRGDNKTVKKEMGAWFRMLRTRDQGIHDVAADELFNFALMVTPIQEYGINVPPATGAGSEAGY; this is encoded by the coding sequence ATGACAAGGCACACAGGGTTCGCTAGATATTGGGTTGCGGGTTTCGGTCTCTGCCTCGCGCTCGGCTTCTCGGCCGGGCTCTCATCGGCGCAGGCGACGTGGGTCGATGAGATTGATAGTTCTCTTAATTTCTACAAAACCAATTATCCCGGCGCCCATTGGGACGCCTATAGTCAGCGGCTCGACACGGTCAGGGCCGCGCTGGGACGAGGAGACAATAAGACGGTCAAGAAAGAGATGGGCGCGTGGTTTCGCATGCTCCGCACGCGGGACCAGGGCATCCATGATGTCGCGGCCGATGAACTGTTCAACTTCGCCTTGATGGTCACGCCGATCCAAGAGTACGGCATCAACGTGCCTCCGGCCACAGGGGCAGGGAGCGAGGCGGGGTATTGA
- a CDS encoding response regulator transcription factor translates to MPITILIAEDQRLFRQSLRLLLERERDLSVVAEAMDGRQAFDLAVAHRPNIVLMDVDMPRLDGITATKLIGSCVPESKVLMLSVHDDDARIVAAVQARACGYILKDADHQEFLRIIRATHRGEPVRSAFMPDGFAKKAVALAGRQEAPGASALVLLTDREQEILACAAAGRSNKDIADQLCVSLDTVKTHLHHIYQKLNVSGRVEAVLTYLGHG, encoded by the coding sequence ATGCCTATCACGATCCTGATTGCCGAAGACCAGCGGCTGTTTCGGCAGAGTTTGCGCCTGCTCTTGGAGCGCGAACGGGATCTGAGCGTCGTGGCCGAGGCGATGGACGGCCGACAGGCCTTCGACCTGGCGGTGGCGCATCGTCCGAACATTGTGCTGATGGACGTCGACATGCCACGGCTGGACGGCATCACCGCGACCAAGTTGATCGGCAGTTGTGTGCCGGAGAGCAAGGTGCTGATGTTGTCGGTGCATGACGACGATGCGCGCATCGTGGCGGCCGTGCAGGCGAGAGCCTGCGGCTACATCTTGAAGGACGCCGACCATCAGGAATTTCTCCGCATCATCCGCGCGACCCACAGGGGTGAGCCGGTCCGATCGGCCTTCATGCCGGACGGGTTTGCCAAGAAGGCCGTGGCGCTGGCCGGCCGGCAGGAGGCGCCGGGCGCGAGCGCTCTGGTGCTGTTGACCGATCGAGAACAGGAAATTCTGGCCTGTGCGGCGGCCGGTCGCAGCAACAAAGACATTGCCGATCAGCTCTGCGTGTCGCTCGACACGGTGAAAACCCACCTGCACCACATCTATCAAAAGTTGAACGTGAGCGGGCGCGTCGAGGCCGTGCTCACTTACCTGGGACACGGTTGA